The genome window GATGAGACCCTGCCCTGGATCTTGATTGACACGAACCAGATGAAGCAGGTGCTTTTGAACCTGATCCATAATGCCCTGCAGGCCATGAAGAACGGCGGGGAATTGCGTGTGGCAACCTGCCGGGCAAAACGCGAGGAAAGGAAATGGGTTATCATGTCCATAAAAGATACCGGTGTTGGCATTCCCCCCGAAGACCAGGCCCGCATCTTTCAGCCCTTTTTTACCACCAAGGGCGACAGCGGCGGTACAGGGCTGGGGTTGTCCGTTACATACGGCATTATCACCGATCACGGCGGTACCATAGAACTCACAAGCGAGGCGGGCAGCGGATCCACGTTTGTGGTCTGGCTGCCGGTTTAATATCATCATGGATACCCCCTTTGTATTCATCGTCGACGACGAACCCGGCATTGCGATGCTGTGCAACCGCCTGCTCTCCCGCGCGGGGTATATGGTGGCCACCGAAACCAATCCACGCAAAGCAATTGAATATCTCCACGATAATATAATAAATATTTTGCTGGTGGATATTCGCATGCCTGAAGTGGACGGCTTTGAGGTTATTCAACATGCCCAGCGGTTACAGCCCGATGCCGCCGTTCTGATCATGACCGGACACGGCACAGTTGAAACCGCCATCCGCGCGCTGCGACAGGGCGTGGATGGGCTCTTGCTCAAGCCATTTGGCATAGGTGGAGAGCTTGTGGAAGCGGTCAAACTTGCCCTTGCCGACAGCCAGAAAAAACGGGACGCGGCACGCACGCAGGCGCTTCGCCCGCTATTCTCTGTTACCGAAGCCCTGCTTTCTGAAACCCGCCGCGAGCCCCTGCTCGACCTGATCGTCCATGCCATTTGCGGGCATATGCAATGCTCGCAGGCTGCCTGTTATCAGCAGGATGCCGGGTCGAAGGATTTTTCTCTCATGGCATCGCGCGGTATTGCCCCATCCCGTGATCTTTCTGCCTTGATCTCCAGCGTGGACGCCGCCGCACATCCGATGGTGATTAATGCGAGCGGGCCGGGGGATGCCTCCCTGAAGGCGCTTCTTTCCGACCTGCAGCTTGGTGCGGTAATCCTGACACCAATCTCGCGCCAGAACCTGCACATGGTGTTATACGCTGCCCGTGCCGTAAACGAGCCTCCCTTCAGCGAATCAGACCTTGAGATGTTCCAGATCCTTGCGCGTCAGGCGATCACCGCATTGGAGAACGCGCGTTTATATGCCGAACAGTTGGACTATGTCCGTCAGGTGGAGGAGTCCCAGAAGGCGTTGATCCAGGCGGAGAAGATGGCGGCAGCAGGACGTTTAAGCGCGTCCATCGCGCATGAGGTCAACAATCCGTTGCAGGCTGTGCAGAATTGTCTGCACCTTGCCGGGCGCGAAGACCTGCCTGCGGAAAAACGCAGGGAATATTTTGACCTGGCCCGCACCGAGCTGGAGCGGTTAATGCTTACCGTCCGCCGCATGCTGGATTTCTACCGTCCCGGCACGACCTCCCTTGAGGAAGTGGACCTGGGCGAGATGCTGCAATACAGCCTGACGTTAATGGCAAAACAACTTGACGAGGCTAGGATCAATGTTTCAGTGGATTTCTCCGGGGATATCCCGCACATTCATGTGATGGGGAATCAGATCCAGCAGGTATTCATCAACCTGATCCTGAATGCCGCTGATGCAATGCCGCATGGCGGCGATCTGAAGATCAGCATTCGTTCCTTTATGGATGGCGTCGAACTGCTTTTCCAGGATGGCGGCAAGGGCGTGTCAAAGGAAAAACAAGCCAATATGTTCGAGCCGTTTTTCAGCACAAAAGATGGAGGCACGGGTTTGGGACTTACCGTAAGTTACAATATCATTACCGCACACGGCGGTGTGCTGGAACTGCTTCCTGAACGGAGCCCCGGTGCTTGTTTCCGTATATTCCTACCTGCAGGAGGAAAGCCATGATATCAAACATCCTTGTTGTAGATGACGAGCCTGTTGCACGCCAATCCCTTTCCGATATCCTGAAACTGGAGGGATATGGCGTCGCCGTTGCGCCCAACGGGCAGGCGGCTGTGGAACATGTCCGTACCCATACCGTGGACCTGATGATTGTGGATCTCAAAATGCCCGGCATGGATGGGCTGGAAGTGGTGCAGGTGGTTAACCAGATCTCTCCGGAAACCGAGGTGATCCTACTGACTGCCCATGGCTCCACAGAGACTGCCATCCAGGCGCTGCGGCTGCGGATCCATGATTATCTATTAAAGCCCGCTTCACCCACCCAGATCCTTGCCAGCGTCAAGAAGGGACTCTCGCGCCATTCTGCGCGGTCACGCGTGAATACCATTGTCTCCGCAGATACGGAAGACGGGCAGGAAGTATATACCCTGAAGGACGGTACGTCGGTTGACCTCTCCCGCCGCCAGGTAAAGTATAAGAATAAAACGGAACACCTGACCCCGGCAGAGGGGCGGTTGCTGCGTATATTGATCCAAAATGAAGGGAAGGTCTTCTCTCACCGCGAATTGGTCCTGCTCGTGCAGGGATATGATACCTCCCAACGAGAGGCGCCGGAGATATTACGTCCGTTGGTCAGCCGTCTGCGGCATAAGCTGGAGCAGTTCCCCTCCTTATGTGAGCGTGTCGTGAGCGTTCGCGGGACCGGTTATTTGTACGAAGCGAATAAGTAATGAATAAAAAAAGTACGGCATCTTAGCCGTACTTTTTTTATTCATACGGTCCAAAGATATCCTTGGGCAAAGCCGGCGCGCGGATCCATGAGAGCCAGCCGGTTTTGCCGCTATGAATCGGGGGAGCCGGATGCTCGTACATGACCAGGATCAGGCTGACGCTGAGTCCGACCGCCCCCAGCCATTGCAGGGCGGTGAGACTCTCGCCCAGTAAAACACTGCTGAAGAGGATCGTGATTAAAAGTTCGGCGAGTCCCAATAAGGCCGTCTGCATCCCCCCTATCTTTTTTACGCCGAGAAAAAGCGCAATGCGCGAAAAGACCGTTACAAAGGTGAGGCCGAAAACAGGCAGCCAGGGAATGTTTGCCGCGGGCCAGGCGCGGTCAAATAATAAATAAGCGGGAATTACCACGGCGCTCATGGATAACAGCGTGTAGAGCGCGACTGTTGGTGCTGGGACTTCATAAAGTACGCGTTGGTTGATGGGCAGGTGCATGGCATATAGAATTGCCGCGCCGATCATGAGCATCACACCGATCCTGTCCACGGAGCGGCCGGGAACACTGGTGAGCAACAGGACTGCGATCGTGGCAAGCGCGATGCGAAAGAATGTGAGTGGACTTGGGGGTTGATGGTCAAGGATGAGCCAAAGTGCCACAAAGAATGGGTAGAGCGAATACAGGAGCTGCCCCAGGCTTGCGTCAAGCCTTTGCAGGGCAAGGTAATACAGCAGGGAGCCGAATCCGTTGATGGTGCCGGCGAGGATACAGCCGACCAGTCCGATGGGGAAGATGTAAAGATACTGGCGATAGAATAGCGAGATGGCCATCAGGAGAATGCCGGCCGCAAAACCGGTGCGCAATGCCACGACAGCAAAGGGCGTGAAACCCAGGGTAATGGCAAGTTTTCCAAATACGGGCGCCAGACCGAGAAATACTGCCGAACTGAAAGCCGCTAAAATCCCAATGGTTTGTTTTTTAGGCAAGGGTGCCAGCCTTTGTGACTGCTGATAAAGTGGATGTTATTTTATTAAAGACTTCACTTCTTCAAGGAACTCGTCATTGAGGAAATCGCCCTTTTGCATGAGCGATTGGATCTGTCCGCCCAGCCTGCTTTTTTCGTCCGGGGTAAGTTCTTTTGCCGTGGCAACGATGACCGGGATCGTCGCGGTTTCCGGTTTGGCGCGCAGCGCTTCGATGACCCCAAAACCGTCCATTTCCGGCATCATCAGGTCGAGGATGATGAGATCAGGCAGTTCGCGCTGGATCAGGTCAAGTCCTTCGCGCCCGTTGACGGCCTCCAGTATGGTGAAATTTCCCTGTGACTGTAAAATTCGACGGATGAGACGGCGCGCTTCAGCGGTATCTTCCACGATGACAATTTTCGGGAAGCGTTCGGGCGCGACCTGCGTTAGCGCGGAAAGCAAACCTTCCTGTGGTGTCTCTTCAAGGGTCGGGAATTTTACGTCACGTGACCAGTTATCGCCCAAAATACTCGGTTCGGCCGGCATGGTATGGCCTGTGCAATTAACGACAACCGTTTCACTGTGTTTAATAATCCCTGCACGGACCAGTTTGAATAGGCCGGCAAATGCAACTGCCGCGGCGGGCTCCGCGGAAATCCCCTCCATTTTTGCGAGCACATGCATGGCGCGGAAGGCGTCCTCATCACTGACACTTTCGAACGCACCATTGGTCAAGTTCACATATTCACGCAGGAATTCATAGGCACGTCCCGGGTCGCCGGTGGCCAGGGTTTCAATGCGCGTCTTGGGCGAGGTGACAGGTTCCGCCTTTTGGAGGCCTCTTTTCCAGGCATCCACCATGGGCGCACAGCCTTCCGCTTGAATGGGGGCAAAGGCAGGGATACTGTCCACCCAACCCATTTGTTTCATTTCCCGAAATCCCTTGTAAACACCAAGCGGACCCATGCCGCCGCTGATCGCCTGCACGTACCAGTCCGGTGTGCGCCAGGGAGTATCTGTGCCGGGTCCTTGAATGGCGGTCAATTGTTCCGAGATCTCGAAGGCGATGGTCTTCATCGCTTCAACGGATGTGATGGTACGCGCGCCCATGTCTTGATACAAACGTCGCTGGCGGGCAAACTCGGATGCGACCTGCTTGCACTGGTCGTATGAGCCGGTGATCTTGATGACCTGACTTCCATATAACGCGATTTCCCGCATCTTGACGGCGGGCACAAGGCTGGTGACAAATGCCCATAGTTTCACCCCTGCGCGCGATGCGTAGGCGGAATAGGAAATTGCAACGTTCCCGGTGGAGGCCGCCACCATTTCCGTAATGCCCGCCTCCTTCAACGCCGCGATCGTAACTGCGGCCTGCCTGTCCTTGAATGAGGAGGTCGGACCCTGGCGCTCATCCTTTATGAAGATGTTTGGGCATCCCAACATCATGCCCAAATTCACGGCACGGATAAGCGGAGTGCCGCCTTCCCCAAGCGACAGGCTGATGTTTGGATTCCGCACCGGCAGCAACTCGCGGTAGCGCCACAGGTCGGAAGCCCTTGCCGGCAGTTTGGCTGGCAGTGATTTTCCGACAAGTTCGTAGTCATATTCCGCCTCCCGCCATTGGCTGTTGCACTTTGGGCAAGTGGTGGAGGTGGGGTAGTACGGGGCATGATGACCGCAATCCAGGCATTTAATGATGAAAGTCACGTTGAATGAGAACTCCTGTTATTTGTTTACCTGAATCCGTTCCAATGCACTTTGCAGGGAAGCAAGCAGTTCCTTCTCACTAAAGGAGCCTTTTGTTAAAAGACGTCGTCCGAACTCCTTGAGTTGTTTTTTCTGTTCATCCGAAACATCCATGCCGCTGATGACAATTGTGGGAATGTCCCGCAGTTTTTTGTCAGCCTGCAGGTTCTCCAGGATCTTGAAGCCGTCCAGGTCGGGCATGAACAGGTCAAGGATGATTGCATGAGGCGGATTCCCGGATGAAATGATGTTCCAGCCGCTTTGTCCGCCTTCGGCGAGGATGGCTTTATATCTTCCGTTGGTATTCAGGATTTTCCCGATCAATCTCAGGTCATCACGGTTGTCGTCAATGACAAGCACTTCCCGGATCGAACCATCTGTATTCAGGCGGTCGAGCGCATTGGCCAGGTCCTCCCCCAGTATCGGCTTTACCAGATAATCTGATGCGCCGAGGTTGAAGCCTTTTTCAAGGTCTTCAACGATGCTGCATATGATGACCGGAACATTGCGTGTCCCGGGATCGCTTTTTAAGGTCTCAAGAACCTTCCAGCCGTCAATGCCGGGCATCATAATATCCAGGGTCACGGCAAAGGGCTTCAATTGTTTTACGCGGTCAAGCGCGCGCGAGGGATCGGTCAATGGGATGACCTGGTAGCCTTGTGGCTGTAGATAGCGGTCATACAGCCCGATCACCTGGAGATCGTCATCAATGGCAAGGATGATGTTGTCGACTCGTGCAGCGCCTTCGCCCTCCCTTTCCTTGCGGAAAAGTGGCAGGGTGAAATGGAATGTGCTTCCCTTGCCAACTTCGCTTTCCACCCAGATTTTTCCTCCATGCATGTTGATAAGCTGCTGGGAAATGGATAAGCCAAGCCCCGTGCCGCCCGTCTTGCGGGTGGGAGAATCGTCCACCTGCGAGAAGGCCTGGAAGAGTTTTTCCTGATCCTCTTCCGAAATGCCCGGGCCTGTATCTGTCACGCTTACTCTAATTTCATTGCGTCCCGTTGGGCCGGGCTTGATCCCGACCTCCACAGTGATATCGCCTTCGTCTGTGAATTTTGCAGCGTTCGCGAGCAGGTTGATCATCACCTGGCGGACGCGGATCGCATCTGCCCGGACCGTTGGCAGATCCGGCTCGATGATGCGCTTCATTTGGATCGGTTTGTCCTTGATCAAACCGCTCATGGTGGAAAGTACACTGCTGGCAATATCTGCGATATTTACTTCGTCGAATGCCAGTTCCATCTTGCCGGCTTCGATTTTGGCGAGGTCGAGGATGTCATTGATCAGCCCCAGCAGGTGCTGACCGGAGTTATAGATGGCGGTCAGGTCTTGTTGTTGTAATTCAGTGACCGGACCATCGATGCCCTTTAGGATCACGCGCGAAAACCCGATGATCGAATTGAGCGGTGTGCGTAACTCGTGGCTCATATTCGCGAGGAACTGGCTTTTCAGGCGGTCTATCTCGCGCATTTCCATGACGGCTTGCTGGGAGAGTTCGAAGGAACGCGCATTGTCGATTGCGACAGCCACCTGGTCTGCAAGCGTTTGCAGAACCGCGATCTCATCCCCTGTGAATGCATTTTCCTCATCCGCCTGAATGTCAATCACGCCAATGATGCGGTTTCCAATGCGGAGTGGAATTGCAGCCTCCGCTTTTGTGTTCGGCAAGAGGAGGTTGCCCACATGCAGTGGATTGGTTTTTACGTCATTAACGACCACTGCCTCCCCGTCCGATGCCACCCTGCCGACGGTCGACTTTGAATCTACACGATAGGTGTGTTTCTGCTTTTTCATCTCGGCGCCGGCATCGCCTGTTGCTTCGCGCAAATTTGCGTTGAAACCGGTCTCCTCCACAATGTAAATCGCGGCGTGATAGAAATTAAACCTTTCGTTGATCAAGTTGACTGTTCTCGCAAAGATCGCGTTCAAATCCAGGGTGGATGTGACCAGTTTTCCGATCTCGGCGGATACCGCCAGGTATTCATTCCTGCGGCGGATGGCTTCCTCCGCCTTCTTGCGCTCGGTAATATCGCGGGCCACCCAGAAGGCATGGTCTTCATCAAGCTTTGTGAGGTTGGCGAGGAACCAGTACGTTTCATCACCAACAGGAAGTTCGTATTCCAGTTGAACTTTTTCGGAGGTGTTAATTGTTTGTTGAATGGCTGAAACAAAACGGTCAGCGGTCTCCTTCGGCAGAACCTCGTGCATGAGTTTCCCGAGCAGTTCCTCCGGCGGACGGACAAGACGGGATGGATTGGTCGGTGCAATACGGTCGTATCGTCCGTTTTTATCCATTACCAGCACCACATCTTCCATCGCGGCGAACAGCGCGCGCAAATCGGATTCTGATTTTTCCAGGGCTTCTTCTGATTTTTTACGTTCACTGATATCCTGGTGTACTGAAAGGAAACCAAGGATCTTTCCGTTTTCGTCAAGAATAGGGCTGTTTGTCCCTGATATTGGAATGAGGCGGCCGTCTTTAGCCTTATTGACGATTTCACCGGATATCGTCCCGCCACCTAACAAGGTGACCCAAAATTGTTTGTATTGCTCATCCGGAATAACGCCTGATTTCAAGATCCGCGGGGTGTTTCCCAGCGCCTCCTCCGCCTTGAAGCCATACACCTTTTCGAAACCGGGATTAACATATTGAATGATGCCGTTTGGATCCGTGATAAATACCGCGTTGTCCGTTCTATCGATCCCAAGCTTGAATTTTTGCGCTTCCTGAAACAAGCGCGCATTTTCAAGCGCCAGTGATAATTGATCCGTGACCTGTTTGATCAGCAGTTGCTCATCGTCGGTCCACCGGCGCTGTTGTGTTTCGTCCAGCAAACGCAAAGTGGCCCAGTCCTGGTCTCCGGTTTGGATGTTTATGGAATAGGACGATGATGGTTGAGTGGGCGCGATCGCATCCGGTGGAAACAGGGTGGCAGTGTGACGCTTCACCCTTTTTGCGGAGATATTTGCCTCGGGATTTTGTGCAACAGGCTTCAGGTCCAGAGAAGGAGGCGGCGCTTCCTCCTGGACTTTCGGCTTGCGTTTCGGCTTCGAGACATTCTCCTCAGGTTTAATGTCCTGGAAGAGCTTGTCAAGTCGCTTGTCTATCTTCGGTTTCTTTGGCATATTCCATTAACTCCTGGGCAAGGACGCGGTATTGCGTCGAGCTGCGCGCACCGGACTTGTATTGTGTGATCGGTAAACCTGCGATTGGGCTTTCACGTAATTTTGTATCAATCTCAATGACGGTATCGAACACGCCGTCCCCGAATGTGGCGCGCAATTGTTCGTGAATGTTGCGGTGTGTGCGGTTTCTCCTGTCCAGCATGGTGACGAGGATGCGGTAGGCAAGGCTGGGATTGTCCTCTTCGCGGATGCGGCGGATGAGGCTCATCATGTTGCGCAGTGCGTAGGTTGAGAAATATTCCGCCTGGGTTGGAATTACCAGGAGATCTGACGCGGCGAGCGCGTTTTGGGTAATTGCGCCGAGTGCGGGGGGGCAGTCAAGAATAATGTAGTCATAGGGCAGGTTGGGTATGGTCCGGATGGCACGTTGTAATATGGTGGTGTAGTTTGTGCGGACCGGCAGGAATTGCTCGGATGTTTCGATGCGCGAACTGGAGGGGATCAGGTCGAGGTTTTCGACGTCCGTTTTTCGGGATGCGCTCATTAAAGGCGCATTATCCAGCATGACATTGCTGGAGGTATGCTCCGCCTCGCCCGGCTCGAGACCGAGGGAGAGTGTCAGGTTGGCTTGTGCGTCCAGATCGATCAGCAGAACACGATCGCCTAGCTCCGCAAGGGCGGCACCCAGGGAGAGTGTGGTTGTGGTTTTTGCCACACCGCCTTTTTCGTTTGATATGGCTATCGTCTTAAGCATGGTTGCCTCGTTCCAGTTTAATTATCCGGAGGTGAAAATTTTTGCGGTACAATCTCAACCCGGGTAACACCCAGCGCGCGTTTCAATTCTTCAACCGCCTGCTGGATCATTTTCTGGGGATCGTTCGTTGCACGAATTTTCGTTGTAATCTCAGTAACGAGCCGCTCGCGTTTCGCGCGTGTGTAGGTTTCTTCAAAGAGGCGGGCATTGTCCAGGGCCAGCCCCAAACGTTCCGCAACCGCCTTGACAACATTGATCTCGTCATTGCCCCATTTTTTTTCTTCACTATTCGGGCGGATATTCAACGCGCCAATCACTTGGTCGCGGACATAAATCGGAATGGATAACGTGGAGTTTTTATCATCCTGGTGTGGCTCGATTTCATCGTCTGCTTGTGCAGTAATAACCTTTCCGCCGGTAAGGGTTTGATAATACCCCTGGATCGAGGAGGTTGACCTCTTTTGCCAGGCCTCCGCAAGATATTCACGGAAAACAGCCTGTGATTCAACCAGCAGGGTTTTGGTTTCCTCGAGCAGGCGGGCATTGTCAATGGCAATGGCGATTTGGTCGGTAAGCAAACCGATAATGGACACATCCGCGTCCGTAAAGGCATTTGGAAACGTGCTTTGCACATCCAATGCGCCAATAATCGTTCCGCGGGCAATCAATGGAAGTGCCATTTCCGAGCGTGTTTCGGGAAGATCCGGGTTGTTGAAATATACCGCATCTGTGCCTGTATCAAGCGCAACACGGGGTATGCCGCTGGCTGTCACCGCGCCGACTATGCCCGTCTGACCGACTTCAAGTTTGTGCTGCCTGTCGAGCATGACCTGTCCGCCGGGACTGTTGGCGGCGCGTAGCACGGCGTATTTTCGATTCTCGTCCAGCAGGAAGATGCCAACGTGATAGAAGCCAAAACGCTCACTGACGACACGCGTGATGAAGGGCAATAGGTTTTCGAGGTCTTTTTCTGTGGCAACGGTGTGTGAAACTTCTGTGATCGTCTCAAGGTCCCGTGCACGTTTTTCACTTTGGTGGGTTGCCTGCTCCAGGGCAGCAGTTCGCTGTTCCACGCGCCGCTCCAGGGTGCCGACCAACTCCTGGATCTGATCTGTCATCTTGTTGAATGTCCGCGCCAGCGTGCCAATCTCATCCTGTTGGCGAACGCTTGCCTTTTTTGTAAAATCGCCTGATGAAATACTTTCAGCCACACGCGTTAATTGGATGATCGGGTTCGTGAAGAAGTTGGATGCAATCAGAGCAATCAGTGCGGCGAAGATGGTAATGGTAATGCTCGAAAGTATGGTTGCACGTGTTTGTGACTGGGTAAGTGTGGAAATGGCATCTACCGGCTGTGCAGATACGACAATCCAGTCTGTGTTCGGTACACGCACTGCCGTTACTTCAGCTTGTTTGCCTTCATTTTCCATGGACGGCGACTGAAACGTGACAAGCCCTCTCATGCCTTGCAGAGCGCCTGTTACCTCAGGTTGCGGCAGGAGCAGGGAATTGGCATCGCCCGACCGCAGTGCCTCGGATTGTTGCAGATCTGTGAGCTGTCTCTCATTCAAGGCGAGCAGGCTTTTATAAAGGTAATCCGGGCGGGATGAATGTCCGAGCAGGACGAAATATTTTTCATCCAGCAGGTAGGTATATTCCGATGCGGTGGACCGCCCCTCAGCAATATTCAGGATGATGGATTGCAGGACGTCTGCATTGTATTTTACAAGCAGAATTCCAATGGTATCGCCGGCTCTTGACAGGATCGGCGCTGCAAGGTAGATGACCGCTTCTTCATCTGGCTGGAACCTGATGCTGCTCGAGAGGAATGGCCTCTGTTCTGAAATGACCGCCCTAAAGAAATCCTGTTCATTATAGCTGGTTCCAATATAGGATGGATCGGTATCCAGTACATTGACTCCGAGGTTGGTTAAGAGCGCATAGGATACCACGAAGTTTTTTTCACTGAGAGTTTGCAGGGTCTCAAGAGCTTGTCTTTCAGCGCTTGAATTACCCCGCAGGGTCTGGGAAAGCATCAGATAATTTACGAAGTCTGAAAGGCGGGCCTCGGTGCTGATGATGTTGAGCTGGCTTTCAATAAAGTCGTTCAGGTTTGCGCTGGCAGAGACGGAGCTTTCGAGCAGGCTGGCTTTGACCTGATCCTGCAAGATCGTCTGTGAGGTTGTGTAGGTAAGGTAGCCTAAAACGAGCAGCGGCGTGATTGCCAGGAAGAGGAAACCAATGATCAGTTTGGCGCGAAGCGGAAGGCTTTGAAACTGTGTTGCCAGGATAAATACATATACAACGCTGACCAGGGCAGCGGCCCACGTCACAT of Anaerolineales bacterium contains these proteins:
- a CDS encoding response regulator, with the translated sequence MDTPFVFIVDDEPGIAMLCNRLLSRAGYMVATETNPRKAIEYLHDNIINILLVDIRMPEVDGFEVIQHAQRLQPDAAVLIMTGHGTVETAIRALRQGVDGLLLKPFGIGGELVEAVKLALADSQKKRDAARTQALRPLFSVTEALLSETRREPLLDLIVHAICGHMQCSQAACYQQDAGSKDFSLMASRGIAPSRDLSALISSVDAAAHPMVINASGPGDASLKALLSDLQLGAVILTPISRQNLHMVLYAARAVNEPPFSESDLEMFQILARQAITALENARLYAEQLDYVRQVEESQKALIQAEKMAAAGRLSASIAHEVNNPLQAVQNCLHLAGREDLPAEKRREYFDLARTELERLMLTVRRMLDFYRPGTTSLEEVDLGEMLQYSLTLMAKQLDEARINVSVDFSGDIPHIHVMGNQIQQVFINLILNAADAMPHGGDLKISIRSFMDGVELLFQDGGKGVSKEKQANMFEPFFSTKDGGTGLGLTVSYNIITAHGGVLELLPERSPGACFRIFLPAGGKP
- a CDS encoding response regulator transcription factor; amino-acid sequence: MISNILVVDDEPVARQSLSDILKLEGYGVAVAPNGQAAVEHVRTHTVDLMIVDLKMPGMDGLEVVQVVNQISPETEVILLTAHGSTETAIQALRLRIHDYLLKPASPTQILASVKKGLSRHSARSRVNTIVSADTEDGQEVYTLKDGTSVDLSRRQVKYKNKTEHLTPAEGRLLRILIQNEGKVFSHRELVLLVQGYDTSQREAPEILRPLVSRLRHKLEQFPSLCERVVSVRGTGYLYEANK
- a CDS encoding DMT family transporter; its protein translation is MPKKQTIGILAAFSSAVFLGLAPVFGKLAITLGFTPFAVVALRTGFAAGILLMAISLFYRQYLYIFPIGLVGCILAGTINGFGSLLYYLALQRLDASLGQLLYSLYPFFVALWLILDHQPPSPLTFFRIALATIAVLLLTSVPGRSVDRIGVMLMIGAAILYAMHLPINQRVLYEVPAPTVALYTLLSMSAVVIPAYLLFDRAWPAANIPWLPVFGLTFVTVFSRIALFLGVKKIGGMQTALLGLAELLITILFSSVLLGESLTALQWLGAVGLSVSLILVMYEHPAPPIHSGKTGWLSWIRAPALPKDIFGPYE
- a CDS encoding pyridoxal-phosphate dependent enzyme; its protein translation is MTFIIKCLDCGHHAPYYPTSTTCPKCNSQWREAEYDYELVGKSLPAKLPARASDLWRYRELLPVRNPNISLSLGEGGTPLIRAVNLGMMLGCPNIFIKDERQGPTSSFKDRQAAVTIAALKEAGITEMVAASTGNVAISYSAYASRAGVKLWAFVTSLVPAVKMREIALYGSQVIKITGSYDQCKQVASEFARQRRLYQDMGARTITSVEAMKTIAFEISEQLTAIQGPGTDTPWRTPDWYVQAISGGMGPLGVYKGFREMKQMGWVDSIPAFAPIQAEGCAPMVDAWKRGLQKAEPVTSPKTRIETLATGDPGRAYEFLREYVNLTNGAFESVSDEDAFRAMHVLAKMEGISAEPAAAVAFAGLFKLVRAGIIKHSETVVVNCTGHTMPAEPSILGDNWSRDVKFPTLEETPQEGLLSALTQVAPERFPKIVIVEDTAEARRLIRRILQSQGNFTILEAVNGREGLDLIQRELPDLIILDLMMPEMDGFGVIEALRAKPETATIPVIVATAKELTPDEKSRLGGQIQSLMQKGDFLNDEFLEEVKSLIK
- a CDS encoding ATP-binding protein; translation: MPKKPKIDKRLDKLFQDIKPEENVSKPKRKPKVQEEAPPPSLDLKPVAQNPEANISAKRVKRHTATLFPPDAIAPTQPSSSYSINIQTGDQDWATLRLLDETQQRRWTDDEQLLIKQVTDQLSLALENARLFQEAQKFKLGIDRTDNAVFITDPNGIIQYVNPGFEKVYGFKAEEALGNTPRILKSGVIPDEQYKQFWVTLLGGGTISGEIVNKAKDGRLIPISGTNSPILDENGKILGFLSVHQDISERKKSEEALEKSESDLRALFAAMEDVVLVMDKNGRYDRIAPTNPSRLVRPPEELLGKLMHEVLPKETADRFVSAIQQTINTSEKVQLEYELPVGDETYWFLANLTKLDEDHAFWVARDITERKKAEEAIRRRNEYLAVSAEIGKLVTSTLDLNAIFARTVNLINERFNFYHAAIYIVEETGFNANLREATGDAGAEMKKQKHTYRVDSKSTVGRVASDGEAVVVNDVKTNPLHVGNLLLPNTKAEAAIPLRIGNRIIGVIDIQADEENAFTGDEIAVLQTLADQVAVAIDNARSFELSQQAVMEMREIDRLKSQFLANMSHELRTPLNSIIGFSRVILKGIDGPVTELQQQDLTAIYNSGQHLLGLINDILDLAKIEAGKMELAFDEVNIADIASSVLSTMSGLIKDKPIQMKRIIEPDLPTVRADAIRVRQVMINLLANAAKFTDEGDITVEVGIKPGPTGRNEIRVSVTDTGPGISEEDQEKLFQAFSQVDDSPTRKTGGTGLGLSISQQLINMHGGKIWVESEVGKGSTFHFTLPLFRKEREGEGAARVDNIILAIDDDLQVIGLYDRYLQPQGYQVIPLTDPSRALDRVKQLKPFAVTLDIMMPGIDGWKVLETLKSDPGTRNVPVIICSIVEDLEKGFNLGASDYLVKPILGEDLANALDRLNTDGSIREVLVIDDNRDDLRLIGKILNTNGRYKAILAEGGQSGWNIISSGNPPHAIILDLFMPDLDGFKILENLQADKKLRDIPTIVISGMDVSDEQKKQLKEFGRRLLTKGSFSEKELLASLQSALERIQVNK
- a CDS encoding ParA family protein; the protein is MLKTIAISNEKGGVAKTTTTLSLGAALAELGDRVLLIDLDAQANLTLSLGLEPGEAEHTSSNVMLDNAPLMSASRKTDVENLDLIPSSSRIETSEQFLPVRTNYTTILQRAIRTIPNLPYDYIILDCPPALGAITQNALAASDLLVIPTQAEYFSTYALRNMMSLIRRIREEDNPSLAYRILVTMLDRRNRTHRNIHEQLRATFGDGVFDTVIEIDTKLRESPIAGLPITQYKSGARSSTQYRVLAQELMEYAKETEDRQAT
- a CDS encoding GAF domain-containing protein yields the protein MAESSAFQANIASTLSEEQRVKNAFNISTVTAMLLGALFILTVIANRSFTADPSSLIPLGAGAVAFGLSARLSRLGKSDVGVILSSILLTIIVITRVFIQQGLALQIGVVYFILTSTMAIYTLSSKWVGRVVLIAFSVAVLTIIMDQNTRGIPPAASPQYVTWAAALVSVVYVFILATQFQSLPLRAKLIIGFLFLAITPLLVLGYLTYTTSQTILQDQVKASLLESSVSASANLNDFIESQLNIISTEARLSDFVNYLMLSQTLRGNSSAERQALETLQTLSEKNFVVSYALLTNLGVNVLDTDPSYIGTSYNEQDFFRAVISEQRPFLSSSIRFQPDEEAVIYLAAPILSRAGDTIGILLVKYNADVLQSIILNIAEGRSTASEYTYLLDEKYFVLLGHSSRPDYLYKSLLALNERQLTDLQQSEALRSGDANSLLLPQPEVTGALQGMRGLVTFQSPSMENEGKQAEVTAVRVPNTDWIVVSAQPVDAISTLTQSQTRATILSSITITIFAALIALIASNFFTNPIIQLTRVAESISSGDFTKKASVRQQDEIGTLARTFNKMTDQIQELVGTLERRVEQRTAALEQATHQSEKRARDLETITEVSHTVATEKDLENLLPFITRVVSERFGFYHVGIFLLDENRKYAVLRAANSPGGQVMLDRQHKLEVGQTGIVGAVTASGIPRVALDTGTDAVYFNNPDLPETRSEMALPLIARGTIIGALDVQSTFPNAFTDADVSIIGLLTDQIAIAIDNARLLEETKTLLVESQAVFREYLAEAWQKRSTSSIQGYYQTLTGGKVITAQADDEIEPHQDDKNSTLSIPIYVRDQVIGALNIRPNSEEKKWGNDEINVVKAVAERLGLALDNARLFEETYTRAKRERLVTEITTKIRATNDPQKMIQQAVEELKRALGVTRVEIVPQKFSPPDN